The genomic window CAGGCTGCAGTTGGGGCGGAAGTGTTCATCGGTTGCATAGGCCACATCGCCCTTCTTGCTTTTCAGCATGACGGGCATGATCTGGTCCTTGAAGTAGCCCGCCTCGGTGGCGCGCTGGGCGCGGTTGTGGCTTTCTACTGCAATGGCGTCCTGCTCTTCGCGGCTGATACCCCATTTGGCGGCAATGTTTTCGGCCGTCACACCCATGTGGATGGTGTGGAAAGGGTCGTGCAGCGCGCCAATCATCATGTCCACCATCTTGGTGTCACCCATGCGGGCGCCCCAGCGCATGTTCAGCGAAGCAAAGGGTGCGCGGCTCATGTTCTCGGCGCCGCCGCCAATGGCGATGTCGGTGTCGCCCAGCAGGATGCTCTGGCTGGCGTTGACGATGGCCTGCAGGCCCGAGCCGCACAGGCGGTTCACGTTGTAGGCGGGCGTGCCTTCGCCACAGCCACCGTTGATGGCGGCCACGCGGCTGAGGTACATGTCCTTGGGTTCGGTGTTGACCACGTGGCCAAATACCACATGGCCCACGTCCTTGCCGTCCACGCTGGCGCGGGCCAGGGATTCACGGACCACCTGGGCGGCCAGCTCGGTGGGGGCGATGTCTTTCAGGCTGCCGCCAAAGGTGCCAATGGCGGTGCGCACGGCGCTGACAACTACTACTTCACGGGTCATGGGGAGGCTCCTGGTGGGGTGAGGGATGGGGCGCGTGGCCGGTGTCATCAATGATTTTACGACCCGGCGGCGCCCCGCATTCTTCACACGGTTGACACAGGACTTGTCTACGCTCAGGGGGTAAACATCCGCCCTTTGAGGAGTAACCCGTGAGTTCCAGTGAAGACGAATTGATACGCCGTATCCAGAGCGACATGCTGGACAGTTATGACGAAGAGCTGGAGATGGAGCTGGACGACGGCGCCCCGCGTGACCTGAGCGCGGATGCACGCGTGGCCCGCCGCATCTATTTCAAGGAGCTGTTCCGCATGCAGGGCGAGCTGGTCAAGCTGCAGGACTGGGTGGTCAAGACCGGCCACAAGGTGGTGGTGATTTTTGAAGGGCGCGACGCAGCCGGCAAGGGCGGCGCCATCAAACGCATCACGCAGCGGCTGAACCCGCGGGTGTGCCGCGTGGCGGCGCTGCCCGCACCCAATGACCGGGAGCGTACGCAGTGGTACTTTCAGCGTTACGTATCGCACCTGCCTGCCGCGGGCGAGATCGTGTTGTTTGACCGCAGCTGGTACAACCGCGCCGGGGTGGAGCGGGTCATGGGTTTTTGTAACGACGAGCAGTTGGAAGAGTTCTTCCGCACCGTGCCGGAGTTCGAGAAGATGCTGGTGCGATCCGGCATACAGGTCATCAAATACTGGTTTTCGATCTCGGACGAGGAGCAGCACAGCCGCTTTTTGGGCCGCATCCACGACCCGCTGAAGCAGTGGAAGCTGAGCCCCATGGATTTGGAGTCGCGCGCGCGTTGGGAGGACTACACCAGGGCCAAGGAGGTGATGTTGGCGCGCACCCATATCCCCGAAGCGCCGTGGTGGGTGGTGCAGGCGGTGGATAAGAAGAAGGCACGGCTCAATTGCATCCACCACCTGTTGCAGCAGATGCCGTATGAGGAAATAGAACATCCTGCCGTGGTGTTGCCGCCGCGGGTGCGGCATGAGGACTACGAGCGACAGCCGGTGCCGCAGCACATTCTGGTGCCGGAGGTGTACTAAAGGTGTACTAGGAGACTGGGCGGCAGGGCGCCAAAGCGTTCTGCTCCGTGTCCCCGCCCTTCGGGCTTCCTCCTTTACCTGCGCAGAACGCTTTGGCGCCCTACCGCCCAGACTCCTAGGCCTGCGCGCCTTCGATCAGAAAACGTACGCGGCGTACGCCGTTCCATTCGTCGGCATCCAGTCGGAAGGCGAGGGTGACCTTGGCCGGCAATGGCTCGGTATGGCCAAACCAGATGCCGTCCACGGGCTGGCCCTGGTGTTTTAACTTCAAGGCCAAGTGTTTTTCACCGACCAGGCGCTGTGACAACACTTCCACCTCTTCGCTGAAGGTGGGTGCCGCAAAGCCCTGGCCCCAGACTTCCTTGTGCAGGGTGTCGACCATGTCCACGCGGCGGTATTCTGGGTTTAGGGGGCCATCGGTCTCCAGGCGGCGGGTCAGCGTGGCGGCGTCCAGCCACTCTTGGGCCACTTCGATCAGCCCTTGCTCAAACGTGTTCAGACCGTCTTCATGGATCGTGCAGCCTGCGGCCATGGCGTGGCCGCCGAAACGCAGCAACACGCCGGGGTGGCGCTTGGCCACCAGGTCCAGTGCGTCGCGCAGGTGAAAGCCGGGTATGGAGCGGCCGGAGCCCTTGAGTTCGTGTTCTTTGCCCGGCGCGGCGCTGGCGGCAAATACGAATGCTGGGCGGTGCAATTTGTCCTTGATGCGGCTGGCCACAATGCCGACCACACCTTCATGGAAGTCGGGGTCAAACACACAGATGGCGGGTGGCGCTTCGTCGCCTTCGTCAAAAAGCGACTCGGCAATCAGCATGGCCTGCTCGCGCATGTCACCCTCGATGACACGGCGTTCGCGGTTGATACCGTCCAGCGTCTTGGCCAGTTCATCGGCGCGGGCCGGGTCGTCGGTC from Rhodoferax sp. AJA081-3 includes these protein-coding regions:
- the bktB gene encoding beta-ketothiolase BktB, producing the protein MTREVVVVSAVRTAIGTFGGSLKDIAPTELAAQVVRESLARASVDGKDVGHVVFGHVVNTEPKDMYLSRVAAINGGCGEGTPAYNVNRLCGSGLQAIVNASQSILLGDTDIAIGGGAENMSRAPFASLNMRWGARMGDTKMVDMMIGALHDPFHTIHMGVTAENIAAKWGISREEQDAIAVESHNRAQRATEAGYFKDQIMPVMLKSKKGDVAYATDEHFRPNCSLADMAKLKPAFLKENGTVTAGNASGINDAAAAVVLMEAGAAKARGAKPLARLVAYAHAGVDPKYMGIGPVPATQLALKKAGLTVNDLDVIEANEAFAAQACAVTRDLGLDPAKVNPNGSGISLGHPIGATGALITVKAIYELQRIQGRYALVTMCIGGGQGIAAIFERI
- the ppk2 gene encoding polyphosphate kinase 2; protein product: MLDSYDEELEMELDDGAPRDLSADARVARRIYFKELFRMQGELVKLQDWVVKTGHKVVVIFEGRDAAGKGGAIKRITQRLNPRVCRVAALPAPNDRERTQWYFQRYVSHLPAAGEIVLFDRSWYNRAGVERVMGFCNDEQLEEFFRTVPEFEKMLVRSGIQVIKYWFSISDEEQHSRFLGRIHDPLKQWKLSPMDLESRARWEDYTRAKEVMLARTHIPEAPWWVVQAVDKKKARLNCIHHLLQQMPYEEIEHPAVVLPPRVRHEDYERQPVPQHILVPEVY